Proteins found in one Salvelinus alpinus chromosome 11, SLU_Salpinus.1, whole genome shotgun sequence genomic segment:
- the LOC139534620 gene encoding RAS guanyl-releasing protein 2-like isoform X2, translating into MEAISLDKSATVDELVEACIQAFDETGTLKDPSLVRMFLMMHPWYLPSTDMAKKLLLKSQEESCTAELRTRICHLVKYWISEFPAEFNLNPELAEQIKDLKDLLTTEGNERQSQLIDIDSVPSYKWKRQVTQRQPSMSKKRKMSLLFDHLDSSELATHLTYLEYKSFCKILFQDYHSFVMHGCTVDNPILERFITLFNSVSQWIQLMVLSKPTAPQRAAVISHFIRVAQKLLQLQNFNTLMAVVGGLSNSSISRLKDTQSHISNETNKVFNSLIELVTSCGNYSQYRRRFSDCTGFRFPILGVHLKDLIAVHVALSDWADPGKSRVNLAKSQQLYVILQELALIQTTPPSIDANTDLLNLLTVSLDQYHTEEEIYQLSLQKEPRSAKPANSGSAPAPAPKPSMIDEWAASVKPKADPAVINKHIEKMVDSVFKNFDTDGDGHISREEFEIIRNNFPYLSKFGELDKNHSRGFIVMGNICLHCQSK; encoded by the exons atgGAGGCCATATCTTTAGATAAGTCTGCGACGGTGGATGAGCTGGTGGAGGCGTGCATCCAAGCCTTTG ATGAGACGGGCACTTTGAAGGACCCCTCCCTAGTGCGTATGTTTCTTATGATGCACCCTTGGTACCTTCCCTCCACCGACATGGCAAAGAAACTACTGCTCAA ATCACAGGAGGAGAGCTGCACTGCTGAGCTCAGGACAAGAATCTGCCACTTGGTGAA gtaCTGGATCAGTGAGTTCCCAGCGGAGTTCAATCTGAACCCAGAGCTGGCAGAGCAGATCAAAGACCTCAAGGACCTCTTGACCACTGAGGGGAACGAGCGGCAGAGTCAGCTCATCGACATCGACAGTGT GCCGTCATACAAGTGGAAGCGTCAGGTGACCCAGAGGCAGCCATCCATGTCTAAGAAGAGGAAGATGTCTCTGCTGTTTGACCACCTGGACTCCAGCGAGCTGGCCACACACCTCACCTACCTGGAGTACAAGTCCTTCTGCAAGATACTG TTCCAGGACTACCACAGCTTTGTGATGCATGGCTGCACGGTAGACAACCCCATCCTGGAGCGCTTCATCACACTCTTCAACAGTGTGTCTCAGTGGATCCAGCTGATGGTGCTCAGCAAGCCAACCGCCCCCCAGAGGGCTGCAGTCATCTCCCACTTCATCAGGGTGGCTCAG AAACTGCTCCAGCTTCAGAACTTCAACACTCTGATGGCCGTGGTGGGGGGGCTCAGTAACAGCTCCATATCTCGCCTCAAAGACACCCAGTCACACATCAGCAACGAGACCAACAAG gTGTTCAACAGCCTGATCGAACTGGTGACATCGTGCGGCAACTACAGCCAGTACCGACGTCGTTTCTCCGACTGCACAGGCTTCCGTTTTCCTATCCTGGGCGTGCACCTCAAGGACCTGATCGCCGTGCACGTGGCGCTGTCCGACTGGGCCGACCCGGGCAAGAGCAGGGTCAACCTGGCCAAGAGCCAACAGCTGTATGTTATCCTCCAGGAGTTGGCGCTGATCCAGACCACGCCACCCAGTATCGATGCCAACACAGACCTACTTAACCTACTTACG GTGTCTCTGgaccagtaccacacagaagaGGAGATCTACCAGCTGTCTCTACAGAAAGAGCCACGCAGTGCTAAACCGGCG AACTCCGGCTCCGCCCCTGCTCCTGCCCCCAAGCCATCGATGATTGACGAGTGGGCTGCGTCGGTGAAGCCCAAAGCCGACCCTGCGGTCATCAACAAACACATAGAGAAGATGGTGGAC TCTGTCTTCAAGAACTTTGACACGGACGGGGACGGTCACATCTCCAGGGAGGAGTTTGAGATCATCAGGAACAACTTCCCCTACCTCAGCAAGTTTGGAGAACTGGACAAAAACCA ttcaaggggctttattgtcatgggaaacatatgtttacattgccaaagcaagtga